In a single window of the Cryptococcus tetragattii IND107 chromosome 1, whole genome shotgun sequence genome:
- a CDS encoding 5'/3'-nucleotidase SurE encodes MPPLQTYGERPVVLLTVRASAPAGLTFAERRRPALRRLAEHLFVCESAGEPARVGCAGGDPGLAKVMGGQGICDQRQPDGRTGEVTHVPRPLKHGESMEWVLLSGTPSSCANIALHNLYPGEIDLVISGPNHGRNSSTAFALSSGTVGATLAATLSVPLPGPPAPAPALHTEHVPCIALSYAVVSRPIAPRLLALAAETSVDVCKKLFDNWAHDPAPGRAGKVQIYSVNVPLVEHYLERGNRKAVYTELWKNAYGSLFKPTTRDHSHFDPGDDPDQGNATTGHQPNKPQAAPVPSHTKTSDGTPGPAALPTPSLTPAPTPTTAQTPRQRQLKFRFDPDLQPVLFPSEDTLTEGTDAWALAKGYVSVTPLRAEYSCVPVAQFGSELHL; translated from the exons ATGCCACCCCTGCAGACGTATGGCGAGCGGCCGGTTGTGCTGTTGACTGTACGTGCGAGTGCGCCTGCCGGGCTGACGTTTGCAGAACGACGACGGCCCGCCCTGCGACGCCTCGCCGAACATTTATTCGTTTGCGAGAGCGCTGGAGAGCCAGCTCGGGTGGGATGTGCGGGTGGTGATCCCGGACTCGCAAAAGTCATG GGTGGGCAAGGCATATGCGATCAACGAC AGCCCGACGGCCGCACGGGGGAGGTCACGCACGTCCCCCGCCCCCTCAAACACGGCGAGTCCATGGAATGGGTCCTCCTCTCCGGC ACCCCCTCGTCGTGCGCCAACATCGCACTGCACAATCTCTACCCGGGCGAGATCGACCTCGTCATCTCCGGCCCCAACC ACGGCCGCAACTCGTCCACCGCGTTCGCCCTCTCCTCCGGCACAGTCGGCGCCACCCTCGCCGCCACCCTCTCCGTCCCCCTCCCCGGcccccccgcccccgcgCCCGCCCTCCACACCGAACACGTCCCCTGCATCGCCCTCTCCTACGCCGTCGTGTCCCGCCCCATCGCCCCCCGTCTCCTCGCACTCGCCGCAGAAACCTCGGTCGATGTATGCAAGAAACTGTTCGACAACTGGGCACACGACCCGGCTCCAGGGCGTGCAGGCAAAGTCCAAATCTACAGCGTCAACGTGCCCCTCGTCGAGCACTATCTCGAAAGGGGCAATCGCAAGGCGGTGTACACCGAACTGTGGAAGAATGCGTATGGGTCCTTGTTCAAGCCCACCACTCG CGACCACTCGCATTTCGACCCCGGAGACGATCCCGACCAAGGAAACGCAACTACCGGACACCAGCCTAACAAGCCGCAGGCGGCTCCCGTTCCGAGCCACACCAAAACATCCGACGGTACACCCGGCCCTGCCGCCCTCCCTACCCCATCCTTAACCCCGGCCCCCACTCCAACCACTGCTCAGACCCCGCGGCAGCGGCAGCTGAAATTCCGGTTCGATCCCGACCTCCAGCCGGTCCTCTTTCCCAGCGAAGACACCTTGACAGAGGGAACAGATGCATGGGCGTTGGCAAAGGGGTACGTCAGCGTGACGCCCTTGAGGGCAGAGTATAGCTGTGTTCCCGTGGCACAATTCGGGAGCGAGTTGCATCTATAG
- a CDS encoding orotidine 5'-phosphate decarboxylase, with product MPHPTTLKTYASRITLHTNPTARRILTIMDRKRTNLCVSVDVTRADEVLGIVKMVGASVCMVKTHCDIIEDFTLEFAHKLVELSHQLDFVIFEDRKFADIGNTVSLQYSSGTHKIASWSDLTNAHSVPGPGIITGLSTIGLPLGRGLLLLANMSSKGALARGEYTRETVRMAREAGRDFVIGFIAQERVDAEEAEEAEDWLIMSPGVGLAAKGDKLGQQYRTPREVVLEAGADVIIVGRGIYGVQGGEEAVKAEAERYREEGWKAYEERLG from the exons ATGCCGCACCCAACGACGCTCAAGACATACGCCTCGCGCATCACACTACACACCAACCCGACCGCGCGGCGGATCCTGACCATCATGGACCGCAAACGCACGAATCTGTGTGTGAGCGTGGACGTGACAAGGGCGGATGAGGTGCTTGGGATTGTGAAAATGGTCGGGGCGAGTGTTTGTATGGTCAAG ACACACTGTGACATTATTGAAGACTTTACACTTGAATTCGCGCACAAGCTTGTCGAGCTTTCACACCAACTCGATTTTGTGATTTTCGAAGACCGCAAATTTGCCGATATCG GCAATACTGTGTCACTGCAATACTCGTCCGGGACACACAAAATCGCTTCATGGTCCGACCTGACCAACGCGCACTCCGTCCCTGGACCTGGTATCATCACCGGCTTATCCACCATCGGTCTCCCGCTCGGCCGTGGGCTTTTACTGTTGGCGAACATGTCGTCCAAGGGGGCGCTTGCGAGGGGGGAGTATACGCGGGAGACGGTGCGGATGGCGCGGGAGGCCGGTCGGGATTTTGTCATCGGTTTCATTGCGCAAGAGCGCGTCGAtgcggaagaagcagaagaagcggaggaCTGGCTGATCATGTCGCCAGGGGTGGGGTTGGCCGCCAAGGGGGATAAGCTGGGACAGCAGTACAGGACGCCGAGGGAAGTGGTGCTGGAAGCGGGTGCGGATGTGATTATCGTCGGACGAGGGATTTACGGGGTGCaaggtggggaagaggcagtcaaggcggaggcggagaggtacagggaggaagggtggaaggCTTATGAGGAGAGGCTGGGGTAG